A part of Ammospiza caudacuta isolate bAmmCau1 chromosome 5, bAmmCau1.pri, whole genome shotgun sequence genomic DNA contains:
- the STK38L gene encoding serine/threonine-protein kinase 38-like isoform X1 has protein sequence MAMTAGTTTSFPMSNHTRERVTVAKLTLENFYSNLIIQHEERETRQKKLEVAMEEEGLADEEKKLRRSQHARKETEFLRLKRTRLGLDDFESLKVIGRGAFGEVRLVQKKDTGHIYAMKILRKADMLEKEQVAHIRAERDILVEADGAWVVKMFYSFQDKRNLYLIMEFLPGGDMMTLLMKKDTLSEEETQFYISETVLAIDAIHQLGFIHRDIKPDNLLLDAKGHVKLSDFGLCTGLKKAHRTEFYRNLTHNPPSDFSFQNMNSKRKAETWKKNRRQLAYSTVGTPDYIAPEVFMQTGYNKLCDWWSLGVIMYEMLIGYPPFCSETPQETYRKVMNWKETLVFPPEVPISEKAKDLILRFCIDSENRIGSNGVEEIKSHPFFEGVDWGHIRERPAAIPIEIKSIDDTSNFDEFPESDILQPGETAIVNSKSPSMPEHCTAAFVVVCVNCTNDPIKLVCRSSLYIFFEI, from the exons ATGGCGATGACTGCAGGGACTACAACATCCTTTCCCATGAGTAACCACACCCGGGAGAGAGTGACGGTGGCCAAACTCACACTGGAGAACTTCTACAGCAACCTGATTATACAGCATGAGGAGAGGGAAACCAG GCAGAAGAAGCTGGAAGTGGCTATGGAAGAGGAAGGCCTTGCAGACGAGGAG AAAAAGCTGCGCCGGTCACAGCACGCTCGCAAGGAAACCGAGTTCCTGCGGCTCAAGAGGACCAGGCTCGGCTTGGATGACTTCGAGTCTTTGAAAGTCATAGGAAGAGGAGCATTTGGGGAG GTCCGCCTCGTTCAGAAGAAGGATACAGGTCACATTTATGCAATGAAGATACTGAGAAAAGCAGATAtgctggagaaagagcag gTGGCCCATATCAGAGCAGAAAGAGATATTTTGGTTGAAGCAGATGGAGCCTGGGTAGTGAAAATGTTTTACAGCTTTCAGGATAAAAGGAACCTTTACCTGATCATGGAGTTTTTACCTGGAG GTGACATGATGACCTTACTGATGAAGAAGGACACTTTATCAGAGGAGGAGACCCAGTTTTACATTTCTGAGACAGTGTTGGCCATCGATGCCATTCACCAGTTGGGATTTATCCACAGGGACATCAAGCCAGACAATCTCCTGCTGGATGCCAAG GGTCATGTAAAGCTGTCTGATTTTGGGCTCTGCACAGGTTTAAAGAAAGCCCACAGAACAGAGTTCTACAGGAACCTCACACACAACCCACCAAGTGACTTCT CATTTCAGAATATGAACTcaaagaggaaagcagaaacATGGAAGAAGAACAGGCGACAGCTG GCATATTCTACTGTGGGAACCCCAGACTATATTGCTCCAGAAGTGTTTATGCAGACTGGCTACAACAAGCTGTGTGACTGGTGGTCCTTGGGAGTGATTATGTATGAAATGCTAATAG GGTATCCACCTTTCTGCTCAGAAACACCACAAGAGACTTACAGGAAAGTTATGAACTGGAAAGAAACATTGGTATTTCCTCCAGAGGTGCCCATTTCAGAGAAAGCAAAGGATTTAATTCTAAG atTTTGTATTGACTCAGAAAACAGAATTGGTAGCAATGGAGTAGAGGAAATAAAAAGTCATCCATTTTTTGAAGGAGTAGACTGGGGACATATCAG GGAAAGACCAGCTGCAATCCCTATAGAAATCAAAAGTATTGATGATACTTCCAACTTTGATGAATTTCCTGAATCAGACATTTTACAGCCAGGTGAGACTGCCATTGTAAATTCCAAATCTCCGTCCATGCCAGAACACtgcacagctgcctttgttgttgtttgtgttAATTGTACTAATGACCCAATCAAGTTAGTCTGTAGATCAAGTCtctatattttctttgaaatatgA
- the STK38L gene encoding serine/threonine-protein kinase 38-like isoform X2, producing MAMTAGTTTSFPMSNHTRERVTVAKLTLENFYSNLIIQHEERETRQKKLEVAMEEEGLADEEKKLRRSQHARKETEFLRLKRTRLGLDDFESLKVIGRGAFGEVRLVQKKDTGHIYAMKILRKADMLEKEQVAHIRAERDILVEADGAWVVKMFYSFQDKRNLYLIMEFLPGGDMMTLLMKKDTLSEEETQFYISETVLAIDAIHQLGFIHRDIKPDNLLLDAKGHVKLSDFGLCTGLKKAHRTEFYRNLTHNPPSDFSFQNMNSKRKAETWKKNRRQLAYSTVGTPDYIAPEVFMQTGYNKLCDWWSLGVIMYEMLIGYPPFCSETPQETYRKVMNWKETLVFPPEVPISEKAKDLILRFCIDSENRIGSNGVEEIKSHPFFEGVDWGHIRERPAAIPIEIKSIDDTSNFDEFPESDILQPVPNTTEPDYKSKDWVFLNYTYKRFEGLTQRGSIPSYMKAGKL from the exons ATGGCGATGACTGCAGGGACTACAACATCCTTTCCCATGAGTAACCACACCCGGGAGAGAGTGACGGTGGCCAAACTCACACTGGAGAACTTCTACAGCAACCTGATTATACAGCATGAGGAGAGGGAAACCAG GCAGAAGAAGCTGGAAGTGGCTATGGAAGAGGAAGGCCTTGCAGACGAGGAG AAAAAGCTGCGCCGGTCACAGCACGCTCGCAAGGAAACCGAGTTCCTGCGGCTCAAGAGGACCAGGCTCGGCTTGGATGACTTCGAGTCTTTGAAAGTCATAGGAAGAGGAGCATTTGGGGAG GTCCGCCTCGTTCAGAAGAAGGATACAGGTCACATTTATGCAATGAAGATACTGAGAAAAGCAGATAtgctggagaaagagcag gTGGCCCATATCAGAGCAGAAAGAGATATTTTGGTTGAAGCAGATGGAGCCTGGGTAGTGAAAATGTTTTACAGCTTTCAGGATAAAAGGAACCTTTACCTGATCATGGAGTTTTTACCTGGAG GTGACATGATGACCTTACTGATGAAGAAGGACACTTTATCAGAGGAGGAGACCCAGTTTTACATTTCTGAGACAGTGTTGGCCATCGATGCCATTCACCAGTTGGGATTTATCCACAGGGACATCAAGCCAGACAATCTCCTGCTGGATGCCAAG GGTCATGTAAAGCTGTCTGATTTTGGGCTCTGCACAGGTTTAAAGAAAGCCCACAGAACAGAGTTCTACAGGAACCTCACACACAACCCACCAAGTGACTTCT CATTTCAGAATATGAACTcaaagaggaaagcagaaacATGGAAGAAGAACAGGCGACAGCTG GCATATTCTACTGTGGGAACCCCAGACTATATTGCTCCAGAAGTGTTTATGCAGACTGGCTACAACAAGCTGTGTGACTGGTGGTCCTTGGGAGTGATTATGTATGAAATGCTAATAG GGTATCCACCTTTCTGCTCAGAAACACCACAAGAGACTTACAGGAAAGTTATGAACTGGAAAGAAACATTGGTATTTCCTCCAGAGGTGCCCATTTCAGAGAAAGCAAAGGATTTAATTCTAAG atTTTGTATTGACTCAGAAAACAGAATTGGTAGCAATGGAGTAGAGGAAATAAAAAGTCATCCATTTTTTGAAGGAGTAGACTGGGGACATATCAG GGAAAGACCAGCTGCAATCCCTATAGAAATCAAAAGTATTGATGATACTTCCAACTTTGATGAATTTCCTGAATCAGACATTTTACAGCCAG TGCCAAACACGACGGAACCCGACTACAAATCCAAAGACTGGGTTTTCCTCAATTACACCTACAAGAGGTTTGAAGGGCTCACCCAGCGTGGCTCCATCCCTTCCTACATGAAAGCTGGGAAGTTGTGA